A region of the Streptomyces durocortorensis genome:
GAAGAAGAGCCCGTGAGTGTCCAGCCGCCGTCATCCGGCCGCCCCACAGGACCGCCCTCCGGCCCGCTCTCGGGCCCTTCGCAGTCCGGTGGTCCGACGCCTCCGCCTCCCACCGTGTCCAGTCCACCGCCCGGCCCGCCCAGCGGTGACGACCACGGCGGACCGGGCGGCTCCGGCGGTTCGGGGGACGGCGGCGGCTCCGGCGGCGCGGGAGGTTCCGGTGGCGCGGGCGGGGGCCCTGGGCACGGCTCGGGCGCCACTCCCGGTTCCGGCCCCGGGCGCCCCTGGTGGCGTTCGGTCCCCCGGATCGCGGCGATCGCCACAGCGCTGGTGGCGGCGGTCGTGCTGATCGTCTTCCTGACCCGGCCCGACGGCGGCTCGAAGGCGGGCGGCGAGGTGTTCCTCCAGGCGGCGGGCTCCTCGGGGCCCGATCCGTTCACGGAGTCCACGGCCAACGACGACGCGGCCGAGCCGGGGACGGCGACGCCCTCGAAGGCGCCCAGCGGAACGGCGACCGGCACCCAGGTGACACGCGGGGTCGACGGCGCGGCGCCCGGTCTGTACGGGGGCACCCGCCAGGTCGCCAGCTGCGATGTGGAGAAGCAGATCGACACGCTGGCGGCGGCCCCGGACAAGAACCGGGCGTTCGCCTCGGTCCAGGACATCGAGCCGTCCGCCGTCCCCGGCTATCTGCGCGACCTCACCCCCGTGACGCTCCGGATGGACACCCGTGTCACCAACCACGGCTTCCGGGACGGCGAGGCGACGGCCTATCAGGCGGTGCTCCAGGCCGGAACGGCGGTCCTCGTCGACGACCGCGGCGTGCCCCGGGTCCGCTGCGCCTGCGGCAACCCGCTGCTGCCGCCCGTCGCCCAGGACAGCACTCCCCGCACGACGGGGCAGGCCTGGCCCGGTTACCGGGCGTCGGACGTGGTCGTGGTCGAGCCGTCGGCGAAACCGGTGAAGGAGTTCGTGATGGTCGACCCGGAGAACGGCGACTGGTTCGAGCGGCTCGCCGGCGACACGGGCGACGGCGACAAGAGGACCGATCCTCCCGAGGA
Encoded here:
- a CDS encoding DUF6777 domain-containing protein; the encoded protein is MSVQPPSSGRPTGPPSGPLSGPSQSGGPTPPPPTVSSPPPGPPSGDDHGGPGGSGGSGDGGGSGGAGGSGGAGGGPGHGSGATPGSGPGRPWWRSVPRIAAIATALVAAVVLIVFLTRPDGGSKAGGEVFLQAAGSSGPDPFTESTANDDAAEPGTATPSKAPSGTATGTQVTRGVDGAAPGLYGGTRQVASCDVEKQIDTLAAAPDKNRAFASVQDIEPSAVPGYLRDLTPVTLRMDTRVTNHGFRDGEATAYQAVLQAGTAVLVDDRGVPRVRCACGNPLLPPVAQDSTPRTTGQAWPGYRASDVVVVEPSAKPVKEFVMVDPENGDWFERLAGDTGDGDKRTDPPEDASASPCPPGSRDDQDRPCPPSDPSASPDEQTSPPGEDPATSEPPPDDPATSEPPPDDPATSEPPPADPPGSQSAPQPSAPGSPNPQDPEPQTGAPAAAARA